A segment of the Sphingobacterium oryzagri genome:
AATTTGGTGCACAAATCTTTCCAGGATTTATTGATTGATCGCCTTGCGCCAATTTATAAAGCACAATTTGATCTCGATTTGACGGCCATTAAGGTGGTGCCTTCCAATGGTACCGAGCTACTTGTATAAACCCGAAATACCATCATGAAACGACGTATCTTATTAACGGGACTGCTTGCCGCGGCGCTACTATGGACAGCTTGTCAACAACCAAATGCAAACCAGCAAAGCCAACACACGAGCGTCGATAGTACAGCGACCGGCTTTAATGGCGAAATCGATGGCAAGCCAGCGAAACTATTTACCGTAGAAAATGGCAAGGGTGTTAAGGCTACGTTTACTAATTTCGGTGCACGTATCGTTTCGCTTTGGGTTCCCGATAAAGATGGTAAGATGACGGATGTAATTTTAGGCTTCAATAAAGCCACAGACTACAACAATCCGGAAGAACCTTATTACGGAACCGTAGTTGGCCCTTTCGGCAATCGTATTGCTAAAGGTAAGTTTTCGATTGATGGTGAGCAATTTACATTGCCAATAAATAACGGCGTAAACACGTTGCACGGCGGTTTCAAAGGCGTACATTTTGCGGTATGGGAAGCTGAGCAGGAAGGTAAAAATAAATTGCGCTTTTCGTATACCTTGCTGGAAAAACAAGAAGGGTTTCCCGGGAATATCACGATGCGCGTGACCTACACGTTAACGGATGACAATGCTTTGGAAATCGATTATGCAGCAACTACGGATAAGAAAACAGTTATCAACCTGACGAACCACGCTTATTTTAATCTAAACGGCGAGGGAAGCGGAACAATACTCGATCACAGCCTTCAAATTTATGCCGATCAATATACGCCGGTTGATAGTACGTTGATTCCTACGGGCGCGTTGACCAACGTAAAGGGCACTGCATTTGATTTCACTCGAGCTAAGCCTATTGGTAAAGATATCGAACAACAAGTTATACAGCTCGCGTACGGCAAAGGATACGATCATAATTTTGTGCTCCGTGCAGATAAGGTGGACGGGCTTAACCATGCGGCGACTTTAATCGGTGATAAATCGGGGATCAAATTGGATATCTACACCGAAGAACCGGGCTTGCAATTCTATAGCGGAAATTTCATGGCTGATAAGGTGACGTTGAAAAATGGGAAAACGGATGCGTTCAGAACTGGCCTGTGCTTAGAGACGCAGCACTTTCCTGATGCGCCAAACCAGCCAACATTTCCGACGACTATTTTAGAACCCGGTCAAACGTATACGACAAAGTCGATTTATAAATTTGGATCCAAAAAGCTAATCAATTAACTTCAAAATACGTCATTGCGAGGAAGTATGACGAAGCAATCTGCATTTTTATTTGATAAGATTGCTTCGTCGTCGTTCCTCCTTCTCGCGATGACGAAATTTAATCACTTTTTAGACACCTTCTTTATTTATTCGACGCTTGCTATTCCCGACAAGGCTTGCTCGAAATCTGCAATAAGATCGTCA
Coding sequences within it:
- a CDS encoding aldose epimerase family protein; this encodes MKRRILLTGLLAAALLWTACQQPNANQQSQHTSVDSTATGFNGEIDGKPAKLFTVENGKGVKATFTNFGARIVSLWVPDKDGKMTDVILGFNKATDYNNPEEPYYGTVVGPFGNRIAKGKFSIDGEQFTLPINNGVNTLHGGFKGVHFAVWEAEQEGKNKLRFSYTLLEKQEGFPGNITMRVTYTLTDDNALEIDYAATTDKKTVINLTNHAYFNLNGEGSGTILDHSLQIYADQYTPVDSTLIPTGALTNVKGTAFDFTRAKPIGKDIEQQVIQLAYGKGYDHNFVLRADKVDGLNHAATLIGDKSGIKLDIYTEEPGLQFYSGNFMADKVTLKNGKTDAFRTGLCLETQHFPDAPNQPTFPTTILEPGQTYTTKSIYKFGSKKLIN